Genomic segment of Oncorhynchus nerka isolate Pitt River linkage group LG10, Oner_Uvic_2.0, whole genome shotgun sequence:
tgctgagggatttttaaaatggatttaatccattttagaataaggcttaaacgtaacaaattgtgggaaaagtcaaggggtctgaatactttctgaagtcacagtatataaactcaacaaaaaaataaacgtcctctcaatgTCAACTGGTCTTATTTTTaatcaaacttaacatgtgtaaatatttgtatgaacatacctgaattaataaataaataaatgaagtaCCTGGCTCTCTTTGAGTTTTACAGTCATCTTAATGCACTTCCGTCAACTCCTTAACCTTCAATTCCTTAACCGCTAACTCCTTAACTGTCAACTTTGTAACTGCCAAAGCCTTCTCTCCTTGCCATAGCTATGACGGGGTGCCCTTCCTGATGCACGACCACACCCTGAGGAGGACCACCAACGTGCAGGAGGTGTTCCCCAACCGGACGGACGCCCCTGCGGCCATGTTCACCTGGGGGGAGCTGGAGACCCTCAACGCTGGGGCCTGGTTCCTCCATGTGAGTCACCAACTGCCACTGCACCGCACCTCAGGAAAACTCAGGGGGTGCTACAGAGACACGGAAATTAAGCCTGGTCTTGAACAGATTTTTTAATAAAGATCATGATCATTTAGCTTCATGGACATGGTATGATGGGAAACCAGGGCATGTTTGTGTCCAATGACAGTAGCTAGGACAACATAATAAGATGACGGATAGGGAAGTTATTGACATTTTGACAATACATCAACGTACTATCGATGGGAGGCTATCAATTGCACAACCCCCTGCTTTATGGAATACAATGTGATATAACATTGTCAATATGATTTACCATTCTGCCAAAGCATTCCGtatactgactgtctctctgcccctggtGGTTCTGCAGCGTGATCCGTTCAGCACGGCTTGGTCTCTGAGTGCCGAGGACCGGGCGCAGGCGCAGAACCAGTCTATTTGCACCTTCAGGGACTTTCTGGAGCTGGCTTCGCAGAGAGGCAAACAGGTTATCTTTGACCTCTACCGGCCCCCTAAGGGACACCCCTACAGGGACACCTGGATCACACGCACCCTGGAGGTCATCCAGAACGAGTCTTCCATCCACTCACACCAAGTGAGGGAGATGTTATAACATTTTtattatttagcagacactcttatccagggcGATTtagaggagcaattagggttaaatgccttgctcaatggcacatCGGCAGGTTTTTCAACTAGTCAGcttgggatttgaaccagcgaccttttggttactggcccaacactcttaaactcttaactgctaggctacctgccatcctgaTGTGTGTCCTCACTGACGTGGTGTCCATCTGCATATTATAAATAGCAGTAGGGTGAAGCTGACCCTAGaaactgatcttgggtcagtttgacATTTTCTctactaatggttaaggttaggtttgtgGGAGGGGAAGCTGGGATTATCTATCTTATATGTCATAGGTTCCTTTTTTTGACTTGGGAATTAAGCTGTTTATGGGATATTTtgattacattgtaaatacaaaATGTTGTAATGCTGAGGTTAGTGTTTAGaggtaatggtgtgtgtgtgtgtgtcaggtgttgtGGCTGCCCTCAGACCTGCGGAGCCTGGTCCAGCAGCTGGACCCTGACCTCCAGCATACCTCAGCGTCCCGGGCTCCAGTTGAGGAGCTCCAGCAGAATCACATTGTCCAACTCAACCTACACTATAGCTCCATGTCCACAGAaatgataatgtgtgtgtgtgtggtagtgtgtgtgtctttgcattaaatggtgtgtgtatgtgtgcacatATTAACtggctgtaggtgtgtgtgtgtgtgtgtgtgtgggttgtattCCTCCCTCAGTGAGTATGCAGCAGCCAACATCAGCACCAACCTGTATGTGATCAGCCAGTCGTGGCTCTACTCTCTGGCCTGGTGCACTGGGGCCCAGTCTGTCACCACCAATGCTCTACAGTTCCTCAACAACCTCAGTAGACCCCTCTTCCTTATGGTGAGAACAACCTCACCAGACCCCTCTTCCTTATGGTGAGAATAACCTCACCAGACCCCTCTTCCTTATGGTGAGAATAACCTCACCAGACCCCTCTTCCTTATGGTGAGAACAACAACCTAGGACCAATACCACTGCATCCCAATAATCTTTCCTTCCTCTGGAAGTATTGCACTTGTTCTCTACTCTCCACAAATGTAAAAGCATTGGCTTGATGTAAgcatgagctacaggcagtttccaccatactggtatttattttccCAGTAATTTTCTTTTAAATCtatgaagggaagtgaacaagtgcacgcTTTGGGAGAAATAAACTATTTATTGTGACACCGGGCCCAAATGCAGCCTTACTGACATTGATTGGATTGGTGAAAGGAATACTCCTAGACACAATGgttgtctgtctttctctttcagaCTCCAGATGAGTACAATCTGATGTGGGTCCTCACCGACGTGGtgtccatcaccatcatcatcatcatcttcatcttCCACTGGTGAGTGAGCCCACTAGAATGCAGAGTGCGAAGGTCGAcgtaaggtgtatttttatatgTCTACGTACAAAACGTAGATTGATTATGTGTCAAATTGAAGCTTCGGCTGAACGTCAGTCTGTTTTGTATTGAATGGTGATGTCACTTCCTGTGGTGATGACTAACTGTGTTGATGACAGGTGGCGAGAACAAAGCCTGGCTTTCTGTTCGGGCAGCAAACCCACACTAGAACATGGCACCTACATCAAGTTTAGGACAGGTGAGTTAGAAGTTGTCTCTAGGAGTCACCCTGTTTCTTTCCCATGGCCAGCTTTGATAACatgatacacacacgcacataccctATATAGGCTTAAAACAGagactgagcaagaggacaagtacattagagtgtctagtttgagaaacggacGACTCACAAGTCTTCAATTGGCAGATTCAttgaatagtacccgcaaaacacacgtttcaacgtcaacagtgaagaggcaactctgggatgctggctttctaggcagggttgcaaagaaaaagccatatctcagactggccaataaaaataaaagattaacaaaagaacagacactggacaggggAATTCTGCCGAGAAgaccagcatcccagagttgcctcttcactgttgacgcttagactggtgttttgcgggtactatttaatgaagctgccagttgaggacctgTGATGCGTCTGTATCtcaaaactagacactctaatgtacttgtccacttgctcagttgtgcaccgaggcctcccactcctctttctattctggttagagacagtttgcgctgttctgggaagggagtagtacacagcgttgtacgagatcttcagtttcttggcaatttctcacattgaatagccttcatttctcagaacaagaatagactgatgggtttcagaagaaagtacgttgtttctggccattttgaacctgtaatcgaacacacaaatgctccagatactcaactagtttaaagaaggctcgttttattgcttctttcatcaccacaacagttttcagctgtgctaacattgcaaaagggtttttctaatgactaattagccttttaaaatgataaacttggattagctaacacaacgtgccatttaaacacaggagtgatgtttgttgataatgagcctctgtacgcctatgtagatattacataaaaaatatgccgtttccagctatcagtcatttacaacattaacaatgtctacgctgtatttctggtcaatttgatgttattttaatggacaaaaaatgcttttctttcaaaaacaaggtcattttaagtgaccccaaacttttgaacggtagtgtatatcatATATATCAATGACCTTTGTCAACCACTAAACCCTGACCTCACCCCCTGACAGATGTGTGGTCCGTCTCCAGTGTCAACATCCTGGGAGAGCCCGCTGAGCCTAACTTGGCAACCGTCTCAGAGCACTGATAACCAATCAACCAACCTCTGTGAGGCTCAGTTGAAGCAAACCACTCCTCACTCTCCTTTTCAACTTCCCGGACCCCAAACTGGCAATTCACCAGAATCGACCCAACCTGGAAACCCAGGACCCTACTGGAAACCGAGAGCACAACCTGGCAACCCCCTGTAGATTTGTGTGAGAGAATGAGAACCAAAGAGAATTAGAAATAGTTAAATGATGTGAGTGAGGCCTATCGGAGCTGATGTGTCACGTGCAGAAGGGATTTCATTGGATAGATATTAATCCTTAAGACCGGGCTGCCCAACTCTCTTCCTGGAGGTTGGGTTTTAAGTTcaaccctaatttaacacacctgattctactaattagctgctcaacaagaccttaactagctgaatcagatatGCTAAAGTAGGGTTTGACTGAAAACAtaaaggacagtagatctccgggaagagggttgggcagccctgcctTAATTAATTTAAGTCAAATGTGACTGAAGAACAGCCCAGACAACCTCAAGGACCAACCAACTCATAGTTCATACTACAGACACCATCTGGTGGTGGGAAGAGATTACTACATTGTTTAACCAGGTCCTTTGAGATAGATTACTTACTCACTGAATATAGTGAGTAATATAACAAGAAAAGTGACCGTCCGCTGTAGATATTCTCAACTTGTATTACCCTCCATTGTCCATAGGTTCCTTTCCATTTCAGCAGCCACTGCAGTGTTGAGTTATGTGAACCACAAATGCTTGACCATTTTGTTAGTGTGTCGATAAGATGTGTGAATATGTCCAGACCGGGGTTCAATTagtatgtttaaaaaaatatatatatatactttagcTGTGCTTCATTGCCCTTTCCTGACATAAGGGAACCAATGAAGTAGTCCCAAAAAGTGCACTTTGCCCATCTGGGATCTGGCACTCCAATCAAACTGTCTCAAGCTTCGTTTATACCTGCAGTTTACAGGCATCctgtgtcctgatcttgtccacattcagATTGTGACCACATTTTCAGTCTACACATGCTATTAAAATGTATCTTATGTGTCCTCATTGTGACCAGATTTCCTGGTCATTCCCTGTAAGTCAATTATTTGACAAATATTCTTTCAGAAttgtttatttattcatttttattCACATATTGATGCCATAAAGCAATGGTCCCACCTGTGAATGGTTTTAGAGGGTGGGGTAATGATGATTTGTATATTATTTCACTGTCCAGATCCGTCTACACTTGtaaggctgcgtttagacaggaaGCCAAATCGGAtctttttttccactaattggtgtTTTGACCGATCAGATCAGCAATTTTGCCTATAATTGGGCAAAATTTCAGAATTGGGCCGCCTATCTAAATGCAGCCTGCGTGCCCGAGGCCGTGACTAGGCTGGACAGTTCATGCAGGTTTAGTATTCTGATCATGGAATTCCAAACGCGTCATGCGTCTGCACCTAAATTGAAATGCGTCTACCATGTCCGGATTCCCT
This window contains:
- the LOC115136055 gene encoding glycerophosphodiester phosphodiesterase domain-containing protein 5-like, which gives rise to MAPSLTTLGKLPVVRCRLLQRYEHQPFVSCLAGLYGCQWSRYQRTRATPGDCCCSKLECASFALLIVTFCLTLVFLYFWSEAQNDYNDFDWFNFGNLGFWFPWSVVLLVIAAAFFSYITLLLLLAVCLLSEGQKLYLHWGHKIGVLVSLAFSILAIAVLSDLCSKEWTTLLLSFQVTAPYLHVGGVLLMTLLSWPIALHFYHINRKVGQALIMGLYLAVLCALYLVPLGMYSPCLKEEGTLGLAPALIGHRGAPMLAPENTLMSFEKAVEAGGQGLETDVTISYDGVPFLMHDHTLRRTTNVQEVFPNRTDAPAAMFTWGELETLNAGAWFLHRDPFSTAWSLSAEDRAQAQNQSICTFRDFLELASQRGKQVIFDLYRPPKGHPYRDTWITRTLEVIQNESSIHSHQVLWLPSDLRSLVQQLDPDLQHTSASRAPVEELQQNHIVQLNLHYSSMSTEMIIEYAAANISTNLYVISQSWLYSLAWCTGAQSVTTNALQFLNNLSRPLFLMTPDEYNLMWVLTDVVSITIIIIIFIFHWWREQSLAFCSGSKPTLEHGTYIKFRTDVWSVSSVNILGEPAEPNLATVSEH